One Chelonoidis abingdonii isolate Lonesome George chromosome 17, CheloAbing_2.0, whole genome shotgun sequence DNA segment encodes these proteins:
- the MARK2 gene encoding serine/threonine-protein kinase MARK2 isoform X9 codes for MLQRASADTQGHHPQRPCLLCTALLITREIRPQNTVLAADSLHTRGGSTSSALPWGSSGLLCGRRCWMRWHPLRRLHFQSKLNLLVVNCLCWVLSLSFMWGETRCRHLPMTSCLKLFREVRIMKVLNHPNIVKLFEVIETEKTLYLVMEYASGGEVFDYLVAHGRMKEKEARAKFRQIVSAVQYCHQKFIVHRDLKAENLLLDADMNIKIADFGFSNEFTFGNKLDTFCGSPPYAAPELFQGKKYDGPEVDVWSLGVILYTLVSGSLPFDGQNLKELRERVLRGKYRIPFYMSTDCENLLKKFLILNPSKRGTLEQIMKDRWMNVGHEDDELKPYMEPVPDYKDPRRTELMISMGYTREEIQESLIGQKYNEVMATYLLLGYKNSELDNDNITLKPRPAAELANSNAPSPSHKVQRSVSANPKQRRFSDQVPAIPTSTSYSKKTQSNNAENKRPEEEREAGRKASSTVKVPASPLTGLERKKSTPTPSTNSVLSTSTNRSRNSPMLERTGLGQNSIQNGKDSLTTPGSRASTASASAAVGSTRPRQHQKSMSASVHPNKPTLPPTENNCEAQRPSTAPQRVPGASPSAHNISSAIPERTNFPRGISSRSTFHAGQLRQVRDQQNLPYNVPPASPSGNSQGRRGASGSIFSKFTSKFVRRNVSFRFARRNPHEPESKDRVETLRPHMVGGDKERDENRDAKPRSLRFTWSMKTTSSMEPNEMMKEIRKVLDANSCQCELQEKYMLLCMHGAPGHDSFVQWEMEVCKLPRLSLNGVRFKRITGTSMAFKNIASKVANELKL; via the exons atgcttcagagagccAGTGCTGACACGCAGGGGCATCACCCACAAAGGCCCTGTCTACTCTGCACCGCGCTTCTCATCACAAGAGAGATCAGGCCCCAAAATACTGTGCTGGCAGCTGACTCACTCCACACCAGAGGTGGCTCCACTTCATCAGCATTGCCCTGGGGCAGCTCTGGCCTCCTCTGTGGCAGAAGGTGCTGGATGAGGTGGCATCCCTTGAGACGACTCCATTTCCAGTCCAAGCTCAATCTCCTGGTGGTTAATTGCTTGTGCTGGGTTCTCTCTCTATCTTTTATGTGGGGGGAGACACGTTGCAGACACCTGCCCATGACCAGCTGCCTGAAG CTCTTCCGGGAAGTGCGAATAATGAAGGTTTTGAATCATCCCAACATAG TTAAATTATTTGAAGTCATAGAGACGGAGAAGACGCTGTACCTCGTCATGGAGTACGCCAGTGGGG GTGAGGTGTTTGACTACTTAGTAGCCCATGGAAGAATGAAAGAGAAAGAAGCCAGGGCAAAATTTCGACAG atagTGTCTGCTGTGCAGTACTGTCACCAGAAGTTCATTGTACATAGAGACTTGAAG GCCGAGAATCTGCTGCTCGATGCCGACATGAACATTAAAATAGCCGACTTTGGCTTCAGCAACGAGTTCACGTTCGGGAACAAGCTGGACACGTTCTGTGGGAGCCCTCCCTATGCTGCGCCTGAGCTCTTCCAGGGCAAAAAGTACGACGGCCCCGAGGTGGACGTTTGGAGCCTGGGTGTCATCCTGTACACCCTGGTCAGCGGCTCGCTGCCCTTTGATGGGCAGAACCTCAAG gAACTGCGGGAGCGGGTCTTGCGGGGCAAGTACCGGATCCCCTTCTACATGTCCACGGACTGTGAGAACCTGCTGAAAAAATTCCTCATTCTCAACCCTAGCAAGAGAGGCACTTTAGAG CAAATCATGAAAGACCGCTGGATGAATGTGGGGCATGAGGACGACGAGCTGAAGCCCTACATGGAGCCCGTCCCTGACTACAAGGACCCACGGCGGACAG AGCTGATGATCTCCATGGGGTACACGCGGGAGGAGATCCAGGAGTCGCTGATAGGGCAGAAGTATAACGAGGTCATGGCCACTTACCTGCTGCTGGGATACAAGAACTCAGAG CTGGACAATGACAACATCACGCTGAAGCCGAGGCCTGCGGCCGAGCTGGCCAACAGTAACGCCCCCTCCCCCTCGCACAAGGTACAACGCAGCGTCTCGGCCAACCCCAAGCAGCGGCGCTTCAGCGACCAGG TTCCTGCCATCCCCACCTCCACTTCATACTCCAAGAAGACCCAGAGCAACAATGCGGAGAACAAGCGCCCCGAGGAGGAGCGTGAGGCTGGGCGCAAGGCCAGCAGCACTGTCAAAGTGCCCGCCAGCCCGCTGACTGGGCTCGAGAGGAAGAAGAGCACGCCCACCCCATCCAcg aACAGTGTCCTCTCCACCAGCACCAACCGGAGCCGGAATTCCCCCATGCTGGAGCGGACCGGCTTGGGCCAGAACTCCATCCAGAATGGCAAGGACAG TTTAACCACTCCGGGGTCCAGGGCTTCCACGGCTTCCGCTTCTGCCGCCGTGGGCTCCACGCGCCCACGCCAGCACCAGAAATCCATGTCTGCCTCCGTACACCCCAACAAGCCCACGCTGCCCCCCACTGAAAATAACTGTGAGGCCCAAAGACCCAG CACTGCCCCCCAGAGGGTCCCAGGGGCTTCACCCTCTGCCCACAACATCAGCAGTGCCATCCCAGAACGCACCAACTTCCCGCGGGGCATCTCCAGCCGCAGTACCTTCCACGCCGGGCAACTCCGGCAGGTCCGGGACCAGCAGAACCTTCCCTACAACGTACCACCTGCCTCACCCTCTGGGAACAGCCAGGGACGCCGGGGTGCCTCTGGCAGCATCTTCAGCAAGTTCACCTCCAAGTTTGTGCGCAG AAATGTGTCTTTCAGGTTTGCCAGAAG GAACCCGCATGAGCCAGAGAGCAAAGACCGAGTGGAGACCCTCAG ACCTCACATGGTGGGTGGGGACAAGGAGCGGGATGAGAACCGGGATGCCAAGCCTCGCTCGCTGCGCTTCACCTGGAGCATGAAGACAACAAGCTCCATGGAGCCCAATGAGATGATGAAGGAGATCCGCAAGGTGCTGGATGCCAACAGCTGCCAGTGCGAGCTGCAGGAGAAGTACATGCTGCTGTGCATGCACGGGGCGCCCGGCCACGACTCCTTTGTGCAGTGGGAGATGGAGGTGTGCAAGCTGCCGCGGCTGTCACTCAATGGTGTGCGCTTCAAACGGATAACGGGCACCTCCATGGCCTTCAAGAACATTGCCTCCAAGGTGGCCAATGAACTCAAGCTTTAA